In a genomic window of Bradyrhizobium ontarionense:
- the minC gene encoding septum site-determining protein MinC: MSAGAETVRPLIRLRGRSYVAFVFSPVVPIADWLSELDATLAGSPGFFVGKPIVLDLSAVDLSPLAITHLIKSIESRNIRVLGLEGVEQARLSLGMPPLLSGGRHCAVQEIEPEKPQLQQPTSLLLDQPVRSGQSIVFPDGDVTVLGAVSSGAEIVAGGSIHVYGALRGRAMAGVNGNSAARIYCQKIEAELVAIDGYYQTAEQIDAALRGRAAQARLEGHSMKIVPLN, encoded by the coding sequence ATGAGTGCAGGCGCTGAAACGGTACGTCCGCTTATTCGTCTGCGCGGGCGCTCCTATGTCGCCTTCGTCTTTTCGCCGGTCGTGCCGATTGCCGATTGGCTCAGCGAGCTCGACGCGACGCTGGCGGGCTCGCCGGGTTTCTTCGTCGGCAAGCCGATCGTGCTCGATCTCTCCGCAGTGGATCTGAGCCCGCTCGCGATCACCCACCTGATCAAGAGCATCGAGTCGCGCAACATCCGCGTGCTCGGGCTCGAAGGCGTGGAGCAGGCGCGGCTGTCGCTCGGCATGCCGCCATTGTTGTCCGGCGGCCGTCACTGCGCCGTGCAGGAGATCGAGCCCGAGAAGCCACAGCTGCAGCAGCCGACATCGCTGCTGCTCGATCAGCCCGTCCGCTCCGGCCAGTCGATCGTGTTTCCCGACGGCGACGTCACCGTGCTCGGCGCGGTGTCGTCGGGCGCCGAGATCGTCGCCGGCGGCTCCATTCATGTCTATGGCGCGCTGCGCGGCCGGGCGATGGCCGGCGTCAACGGCAATTCGGCGGCGCGGATCTATTGCCAGAAGATCGAGGCAGAGCTCGTCGCGATCGACGGTTACTACCAGACCGCGGAGCAGATCGACGCCGCGTTGCGCGGCCGGGCGGCGCAGGCCCGGCTCGAAGGTCATTCCATGAAGATCGTACCATTGAACTGA
- a CDS encoding ABC transporter substrate-binding protein, whose protein sequence is MIDVLPQKAAARRPRAHARMAAALLGIIATSDAATSGVMAAPGDNVGVARQLGSRVGPIIGSALACRDIARPRIQAIIEKFQMVIREAASSEADRDELTRLLDRYVAEGRGLVTGGRLDCRGADRQLGELEQSLATPTQARSNLPVVTIGPSSAQAATAPAQILPPAGAVRGITQSDMKFGMVIPYGGPVKESGRLLKIGVEAAFNRTNEAGGINGRVLKLVTADDGYDPARTLDAMKQLHEKEQVFGFICNFGSATAAVAIPYALERRALFFAPYTGANVVRHDPPDRYVFNYRPSYAEETDAIVRYLVKLRKLQPRQIVVFAQNDAFGDAGFAGVAKAFRALGANDNAIARVNYPRNTVDVDDAINQLKLLKTPVRAVVMLATTRAAAKFIEKAHDVFPGAIFANISAVGGSALASELMLLGPRYADGVIVTQTVPGVSGYSSLVLEYKNALAKYFPGEPADYTSLEGYISASVLIEGLKRAGPSFDTEQLVDTLETMRNVDLGLGAQLGFERAEHQASHKIWGTALNDSGAYQPIELE, encoded by the coding sequence ATGATCGACGTCCTACCGCAGAAAGCGGCAGCACGCCGTCCGCGGGCTCACGCCCGTATGGCAGCCGCCCTGCTCGGCATCATCGCGACCAGCGATGCTGCGACGAGCGGCGTCATGGCTGCGCCCGGCGACAATGTCGGCGTGGCGCGCCAGCTCGGTAGCCGCGTCGGCCCGATCATCGGCTCGGCGCTCGCATGCCGCGACATCGCGCGGCCGCGTATTCAGGCGATCATCGAGAAGTTTCAGATGGTCATCCGCGAGGCCGCTTCGAGCGAGGCCGATCGCGACGAATTGACACGCCTGCTCGACCGCTATGTCGCCGAAGGCCGCGGCCTCGTCACCGGCGGTCGCCTGGATTGCCGCGGCGCGGATCGCCAGCTTGGCGAGCTCGAACAGTCGCTCGCCACGCCGACACAAGCGCGATCCAACCTGCCCGTGGTGACGATCGGACCATCGAGCGCGCAGGCCGCAACCGCGCCGGCGCAGATCCTGCCGCCTGCGGGCGCCGTCCGCGGCATCACGCAGAGCGACATGAAGTTCGGCATGGTCATCCCCTATGGCGGCCCGGTGAAGGAAAGCGGGCGGCTGCTGAAGATCGGCGTCGAGGCGGCGTTCAATCGCACCAATGAAGCGGGCGGCATCAACGGCCGCGTGCTGAAGCTCGTGACCGCCGACGACGGCTATGATCCGGCGCGCACGCTCGATGCGATGAAGCAGCTCCATGAAAAGGAGCAGGTGTTCGGCTTCATCTGCAATTTCGGCTCGGCGACCGCCGCGGTTGCGATCCCCTATGCGCTGGAGCGGCGCGCGCTGTTTTTCGCGCCCTACACCGGCGCCAATGTGGTGCGCCACGATCCGCCCGACCGCTACGTCTTCAACTACCGACCGAGCTATGCCGAGGAAACCGACGCGATCGTCCGGTATCTGGTCAAGCTCCGCAAGCTGCAGCCGCGCCAGATCGTCGTGTTCGCGCAGAACGACGCGTTCGGCGATGCCGGCTTTGCGGGTGTCGCCAAGGCGTTTCGCGCGCTCGGCGCCAATGACAATGCGATCGCCCGGGTCAACTATCCGCGCAACACGGTGGATGTGGACGACGCCATCAACCAGCTGAAGCTGCTGAAGACGCCGGTCCGGGCCGTGGTCATGCTGGCAACGACCCGGGCCGCAGCCAAGTTCATCGAGAAGGCGCACGATGTCTTCCCGGGCGCGATCTTCGCCAACATCTCCGCGGTCGGCGGCTCCGCGCTTGCCAGCGAATTGATGCTGCTTGGTCCGCGCTACGCCGATGGCGTCATCGTCACGCAAACCGTCCCCGGCGTCTCCGGCTATTCGAGCCTGGTGCTGGAGTACAAGAACGCGCTTGCGAAGTACTTCCCCGGCGAACCGGCGGATTATACCTCGCTGGAAGGCTATATATCGGCGAGCGTCCTCATCGAGGGATTGAAGCGCGCCGGCCCCAGTTTCGACACCGAGCAGCTGGTCGACACGCTCGAGACGATGCGCAACGTCGATCTCGGCCTCGGCGCCCAGCTCGGCTTCGAACGCGCCGAACACCAGGCATCTCACAAGATCTGGGGCACGGCTCTGAACGACAGCGGCGCCTACCAGCCCATCGAACTTGAATAG
- a CDS encoding ABC transporter substrate-binding protein encodes MTVRWSALIIGSLFGAPLTPAFAAASDMVRDLAGRVGPIVGQASACTDIAQGRVQTIVDRFREAIRQSTTDDGERDQLTRSFNGYIAEGRSRTGTSQANCATAERQLTELERSLSQPAAAGPSAPSPAEATTGAVAAAAVRGVTEREIRFGIVMPFSGIRKETGRQMKQGIEAAFARANDAGGVGGRTLRLVAADDGYDPNRTLAAMGQLYDKEQVFGFIGNIGTANSQVAIPYALERRALYFAPNSGALVVRRDPPDRYVFNYRASYAEETAALVRYLVKMKRIPPRQIAVFTQQDAFGDDGFAGVGKAYRQLNVSDPVVRFTYPRATMDVEEAVNQVKAYKPQLKAVIMVATDRAAAKFIEKTRDAVPGLIYANVSAVGSTSLATELKLLGPRFTNGVIVTQGVPAVSGYSSLVLDYKTALAKYSPGEAPDYTSLEGYIAATILIQALKQTDPLDTERLVDTLESMRSLDLGLGAPLAFGRAEHQASHKIWGTALDETGTYQPIELD; translated from the coding sequence ATGACGGTTCGTTGGTCCGCCTTGATCATCGGGAGCCTGTTCGGTGCTCCCCTCACGCCCGCATTCGCGGCGGCGTCCGACATGGTCAGGGATCTCGCCGGCCGGGTGGGGCCGATCGTGGGCCAGGCGTCGGCCTGCACGGACATCGCGCAGGGGCGCGTCCAGACCATCGTCGACAGATTTCGCGAGGCCATTCGTCAGTCGACGACCGACGACGGCGAACGTGATCAGCTGACCCGCAGCTTCAACGGCTACATCGCCGAAGGCCGCAGCCGCACGGGCACCTCGCAGGCGAACTGCGCGACCGCAGAGCGGCAATTGACCGAGTTGGAGCGCTCGCTGAGCCAGCCGGCCGCCGCCGGCCCGAGCGCGCCCTCTCCAGCGGAAGCGACGACGGGAGCCGTGGCCGCAGCGGCGGTGCGCGGCGTCACCGAGCGCGAGATCCGCTTTGGTATCGTCATGCCGTTCTCCGGCATCCGCAAGGAAACCGGGCGCCAGATGAAACAGGGCATCGAGGCCGCCTTCGCCCGCGCCAATGATGCCGGCGGTGTCGGCGGGCGCACGCTTCGGCTCGTCGCCGCCGATGACGGCTACGATCCGAACCGGACGCTAGCGGCGATGGGCCAGCTCTACGACAAGGAGCAGGTGTTCGGCTTCATCGGCAATATCGGCACGGCGAACTCGCAGGTGGCCATTCCCTACGCGCTGGAGCGGCGCGCGCTGTATTTCGCACCGAATTCCGGCGCGCTCGTGGTGAGGCGCGATCCGCCCGATCGCTACGTCTTCAACTACCGCGCCAGCTACGCGGAGGAGACGGCCGCGCTGGTGCGCTATCTCGTCAAGATGAAGCGGATTCCGCCGCGCCAGATCGCGGTGTTCACCCAGCAGGACGCCTTTGGCGACGACGGTTTCGCCGGCGTCGGGAAGGCCTACCGGCAGCTGAACGTCAGCGATCCCGTGGTGCGTTTCACCTATCCGCGCGCGACGATGGATGTCGAGGAGGCGGTCAACCAGGTCAAGGCCTACAAACCTCAGCTCAAGGCGGTCATCATGGTGGCCACCGATCGCGCGGCCGCGAAGTTCATCGAGAAGACGCGCGATGCGGTGCCGGGCCTGATCTACGCCAACGTATCCGCCGTCGGCTCGACGTCGCTCGCGACCGAGCTGAAACTGCTCGGTCCGCGCTTCACCAATGGCGTCATCGTGACGCAGGGCGTGCCGGCTGTTTCTGGGTATTCGAGCCTCGTGCTCGACTACAAGACTGCACTGGCCAAGTATTCTCCCGGTGAGGCGCCGGATTACACGTCGCTCGAAGGCTACATCGCGGCCACGATCCTGATCCAGGCGCTGAAGCAGACCGATCCGCTCGACACCGAGCGACTGGTCGACACGCTCGAATCGATGCGCAGCCTCGATCTCGGCCTCGGCGCTCCACTCGCATTTGGACGCGCAGAGCACCAGGCGTCACACAAGATCTGGGGCACTGCACTCGACGAAACCGGCACGTACCAGCCAATCGAACTTGACTAG